The proteins below are encoded in one region of Peptoniphilus sp. GNH:
- a CDS encoding response regulator transcription factor, producing the protein MFKILVVDDEAKIREVIKTYAEFEGHEVTQACDGIEAVELCKNNDYDVIVMDIMMPRLDGFSAYKEIKKIKNIPVLMLSARGEEFDKLFGFEIGIDDYVVKPFSPKELMARLKVIVSRNKKTIDNEILKFEGLEIDLDGRVVFVDGKKVDMTPKEYDLLTFLVKNENIALSRDKLLNKVWGYDFYGDDRTVDTHIKMLRNSIKEYRKFIVTVRGIGYKFDTRI; encoded by the coding sequence ATGTTTAAAATTTTGGTCGTTGATGATGAGGCTAAGATTAGAGAGGTCATAAAAACTTATGCGGAGTTTGAGGGACATGAGGTCACTCAGGCTTGTGATGGCATTGAGGCTGTGGAATTGTGCAAAAACAATGACTATGATGTGATAGTAATGGATATAATGATGCCAAGACTTGACGGATTTTCAGCTTATAAGGAAATTAAAAAAATAAAAAATATACCAGTGCTCATGCTTTCTGCTAGAGGAGAAGAATTTGACAAGTTGTTCGGATTTGAAATAGGTATAGATGATTATGTAGTAAAGCCATTTTCGCCTAAAGAACTCATGGCTAGACTCAAGGTTATAGTTTCTAGAAACAAAAAAACAATTGATAATGAGATTTTGAAGTTTGAAGGTCTGGAGATAGATTTAGATGGCAGAGTTGTTTTTGTGGATGGCAAGAAGGTGGATATGACTCCAAAAGAATATGATCTACTAACTTTTTTGGTAAAGAATGAAAATATAGCTTTATCTAGAGATAAACTCTTAAATAAGGTTTGGGGATATGATTTTTATGGCGATGACAGGACGGTGGATACCCATATCAAGATGCTTAGAAATTCTATCAAGGAATATAGGAAGTTTATAGTTACGGTAAGAGGCATCGGCTATAAATTTGATACGAGGATATGA
- the phaC gene encoding class III poly(R)-hydroxyalkanoic acid synthase subunit PhaC, translating to MENIFGINAESALEKMVGSQEKLLKGIETLMNVDYVEEMASTPKELVFGMDKMKLYHYIPKVKKLNKTPLLVSYALVNKQYMMDIQPGKSVIEKLLEGGQDVYIIDWGYPTAEDRYLGMGDYINVYIDACVDFIREKHKVEKINLLGICQGGTFSFIYTALHQEKIKNLVSMVTPMDFHCHDITLFKWGSDLNPAKMVEAFGNVPGEFMNAGFVFLKPFDLLVDKYVSILDILDDEEALANFLRMEHWIFDSPDQAGRCFEEFVQNMFVENKLYKGEFVLDGQKVDLKKVTCPTIVLLGTKDNQVPPNSTRVIPDVIGSKDVELHEIETGHIGLFVGGRSQREVAPKINEFLTKRDK from the coding sequence GTGGAAAATATCTTTGGAATAAATGCGGAATCTGCTCTTGAAAAAATGGTAGGTTCTCAAGAAAAGTTATTAAAAGGCATAGAAACACTTATGAATGTGGACTATGTTGAAGAAATGGCTTCTACACCAAAAGAATTGGTTTTTGGAATGGATAAGATGAAACTCTATCACTACATTCCAAAAGTAAAGAAGCTCAATAAGACACCTCTTTTGGTTTCATATGCGCTTGTAAATAAGCAATACATGATGGACATCCAACCAGGAAAGAGCGTAATTGAAAAACTTCTTGAGGGTGGTCAAGATGTCTATATCATAGACTGGGGTTATCCAACAGCTGAGGATAGATACCTTGGCATGGGAGACTATATAAATGTTTATATAGATGCTTGTGTAGACTTTATAAGAGAAAAACACAAAGTTGAAAAAATAAATCTACTTGGAATTTGCCAAGGAGGAACATTCTCTTTCATATATACAGCCCTTCACCAAGAAAAGATAAAGAATTTAGTAAGCATGGTTACTCCAATGGACTTCCATTGCCATGACATAACTCTTTTCAAATGGGGTTCTGATTTGAATCCAGCTAAGATGGTTGAAGCTTTTGGCAACGTGCCAGGAGAATTTATGAATGCAGGCTTTGTATTCTTGAAACCTTTTGACCTACTTGTAGATAAGTATGTATCAATACTTGACATCTTGGATGATGAAGAAGCTCTGGCAAACTTTTTGAGAATGGAACATTGGATTTTTGACTCTCCAGATCAAGCCGGCAGATGCTTTGAAGAGTTTGTTCAAAATATGTTTGTAGAAAATAAACTCTACAAGGGAGAATTCGTATTAGATGGACAAAAGGTAGACTTGAAGAAAGTGACTTGCCCAACAATCGTACTTTTGGGAACAAAGGACAATCAAGTGCCACCAAATTCAACAAGAGTTATTCCTGATGTGATTGGATCTAAGGATGTAGAATTACATGAAATAGAAACTGGTCATATCGGACTTTTCGTAGGTGGTAGAAGCCAAAGAGAAGTTGCTCCAAAAATTAATGAATTCCTAACTAAGAGGGATAAGTAA
- the deoC gene encoding deoxyribose-phosphate aldolase — MKINKMIDHTLLKADARLEQIEELCKQAADHNFKSVCVNPFYVKKCAELLKKTDVLVCTVIGFPLGQNTSEVKVAETEDALKNGAGEIDMVINIGALKDKQYDYVENEIRSIKNACGDKVLKVIIETCLLTEEEKVKACELSKKAGADFVKTSTGFSTGGATVEDVLLMRKTVGPEMGVKASGGIRDYKKAKEMIEAGANRLGVSAGLEIVRQADEEN; from the coding sequence ATGAAAATAAATAAAATGATAGACCACACTTTGTTAAAGGCAGATGCGAGGCTAGAACAAATAGAAGAACTTTGTAAGCAAGCAGCAGATCACAACTTCAAGTCTGTATGTGTAAATCCTTTTTATGTAAAAAAATGTGCAGAGCTTTTAAAGAAAACAGATGTTTTGGTATGCACAGTTATAGGATTTCCTTTGGGACAAAATACTAGCGAAGTGAAGGTTGCAGAGACTGAAGATGCTCTAAAAAATGGAGCAGGTGAAATAGACATGGTCATAAATATAGGCGCTTTAAAAGACAAGCAATATGACTATGTGGAAAATGAGATAAGAAGCATAAAAAATGCTTGTGGCGATAAAGTCCTAAAAGTCATAATTGAAACTTGCCTTTTGACAGAAGAAGAAAAAGTAAAGGCATGTGAACTTTCTAAAAAAGCTGGAGCAGATTTTGTAAAAACTTCGACTGGATTTTCGACTGGAGGAGCGACAGTAGAAGACGTTCTACTAATGAGAAAGACAGTTGGACCTGAAATGGGAGTAAAGGCATCTGGAGGAATAAGAGACTATAAGAAAGCTAAGGAAATGATTGAAGCTGGAGCTAATAGACTTGGAGTTTCTGCAGGTTTGGAGATAGTGAGACAAGCAGATGAAGAAAATTGA
- a CDS encoding L,D-transpeptidase family protein: MISKIKKTIIVLIMILMILPCSSYAAYVRPNHFMDKKGWERIHEIKKFQALHNLTVTGKLDENTKKMLRNDKMFVKDTITSPPSTGPWIAVNKTQKILTFYSGTSPKYKFPVALGTSETPTPSAKTKIVNKAKNPAWGGMGGKYTPTQADDPKNPLGERWMGLGLTGYGIHGTIYPKQIGGYVSNGCIRMFNYDIETFIFPNSKVGMPVWLGTDEELRAWGVSQDWGEMVEKPKEDAKTEKTEKTEKTEKKQEVKPVEEEIIVKENLIF; this comes from the coding sequence ATGATAAGTAAAATTAAAAAAACAATCATTGTTCTTATAATGATTTTGATGATTTTGCCATGCTCATCATATGCAGCATATGTGCGACCAAATCATTTTATGGACAAAAAAGGCTGGGAGAGAATCCATGAGATAAAAAAATTTCAAGCACTCCACAATTTGACCGTCACTGGCAAGTTGGATGAAAATACAAAAAAAATGCTTAGAAATGACAAGATGTTTGTAAAAGATACAATCACAAGTCCGCCAAGTACGGGACCTTGGATAGCTGTCAATAAGACGCAAAAAATCTTGACTTTTTATTCTGGGACAAGTCCCAAGTACAAATTTCCAGTTGCTTTGGGCACTTCTGAAACACCAACGCCATCTGCCAAGACAAAAATTGTAAATAAGGCAAAAAATCCTGCATGGGGAGGCATGGGAGGAAAATATACACCAACTCAAGCAGATGATCCTAAGAATCCTTTGGGTGAGAGATGGATGGGCTTAGGTCTTACTGGATATGGCATCCATGGCACTATATATCCCAAGCAAATTGGAGGATATGTATCTAATGGTTGCATAAGGATGTTTAATTATGATATAGAAACTTTTATATTTCCAAATTCCAAAGTTGGCATGCCAGTATGGCTTGGAACAGATGAAGAACTCAGAGCCTGGGGCGTAAGTCAGGATTGGGGAGAAATGGTAGAAAAGCCTAAGGAAGATGCAAAAACTGAAAAAACTGAAAAAACTGAAAAAACTGAAAAGAAACAAGAAGTTAAACCTGTTGAAGAAGAAATAATTGTAAAAGAAAATTTAATATTTTAA
- a CDS encoding YebC/PmpR family DNA-binding transcriptional regulator translates to MSGHSKWNNIKNKKGKEDAKRGRIFTKLGRYIMVAARDGGPDPDYNPSLKAAIDKAKAENMPNDNIERAIKKGNGELGDSNFEEVTYEGYGPGGVAVIVECLTDNRNRTAPDVRHAFDKFGGNLGTSGSVTFMFEKKGQIGIEKSDSIDGDELMMLALELGAEDVIEREEAYEILTKQEDYSSVRDGLEKEGYDFIVSEVAYLPSTMAEINDEEIIAKLDKMIDMLEDNDDVQEVYTNWERD, encoded by the coding sequence ATGTCAGGACATTCTAAATGGAATAACATAAAAAATAAAAAGGGTAAAGAAGACGCTAAACGTGGCAGGATTTTTACCAAGTTGGGAAGATATATTATGGTTGCGGCTAGAGATGGCGGCCCAGACCCTGACTACAATCCATCTTTGAAGGCTGCCATAGACAAGGCAAAAGCTGAAAATATGCCTAATGACAATATAGAAAGAGCTATAAAAAAGGGCAACGGAGAGTTGGGAGATTCGAATTTTGAAGAAGTTACTTATGAAGGATACGGACCAGGTGGAGTTGCTGTTATAGTGGAGTGCTTGACAGATAATAGAAATAGAACTGCCCCAGATGTGCGCCATGCTTTTGACAAGTTTGGTGGAAATCTCGGAACTAGTGGAAGCGTAACTTTCATGTTTGAAAAAAAGGGTCAAATCGGTATTGAAAAATCGGATTCTATTGACGGTGATGAGCTTATGATGCTTGCTCTTGAACTCGGGGCAGAAGATGTAATAGAAAGAGAAGAAGCCTATGAAATCTTGACAAAGCAGGAGGATTATTCTTCTGTAAGAGATGGTCTTGAAAAGGAAGGTTACGATTTTATAGTTTCAGAAGTGGCTTATCTTCCTTCAACAATGGCAGAGATAAACGATGAGGAAATCATAGCAAAGTTGGATAAGATGATTGACATGCTTGAAGACAATGATGATGTCCAAGAAGTGTATACAAACTGGGAGAGAGATTAA
- a CDS encoding HAMP domain-containing histidine kinase, which translates to MMNALKEKIFSTIKFKLWKYFVAFGATILIILWLLQTVFLNSFYEVMKQREIVKIGNTLKNEFKSEDFEYTLYNYAIKKGVSITVVNKEGRIIYPVTFWEFLLRPDRIDFEDGELNKSFERVKSGKAYEVSVIKYPRIDSRVIEYIGNLGDKYKDSYYIFISSVLEPVDATTGVLKKILVLVSILSLFVGAILSYFFSKRFSKPLTDMSNTAKALENGNTQVFFKKGSYTEINNLAEALNRATYELKKTNNMRRDLIANVSHDLKTPLTVIKSYGEMIRDISGDNKDMRQEHIGTIIEEADKLTDLVNDLLDLSKLESGMAKLRISENNLGDLAENVVARFKLQQEQAGYEFKIEKSGDLNICCDQNKISQVIYNLISNAINYSKDEKKILVKISQRENEVEFHVIDKGIGIDEDQLKSIWDRFYRVGDNHQRSSVGTGLGLYIVKSILDLHGFDYGVKSQKDKGSDFYFVARK; encoded by the coding sequence ATGATGAATGCTTTGAAAGAAAAAATTTTTTCGACTATAAAATTCAAATTATGGAAGTATTTCGTTGCCTTTGGGGCAACGATTTTAATTATACTTTGGCTTTTGCAGACCGTATTCTTAAATTCGTTTTATGAGGTTATGAAACAAAGGGAAATTGTGAAAATAGGTAACACTCTCAAGAATGAATTTAAGTCTGAAGATTTTGAATATACCCTCTATAACTATGCCATAAAAAAGGGTGTCAGCATAACTGTTGTCAACAAGGAAGGCAGAATTATATATCCTGTAACTTTTTGGGAATTTTTGCTAAGGCCAGATAGGATTGACTTTGAAGATGGAGAACTGAACAAGTCTTTTGAGAGGGTTAAAAGTGGCAAGGCCTATGAGGTATCTGTAATAAAATATCCTAGAATAGATAGCAGAGTTATCGAATATATTGGTAATTTGGGAGATAAGTACAAGGACAGCTACTATATTTTCATATCTTCGGTTTTGGAGCCTGTTGATGCGACAACTGGTGTCTTGAAAAAAATTCTAGTCTTGGTTTCGATTTTATCTCTATTTGTGGGTGCAATTCTTTCTTATTTTTTCTCGAAGAGATTTTCAAAGCCTTTAACAGATATGTCCAACACAGCTAAGGCTTTGGAAAACGGCAATACGCAAGTTTTTTTCAAAAAGGGTTCCTATACTGAAATAAATAATCTGGCTGAAGCTTTAAATAGGGCTACCTATGAGCTTAAAAAGACCAACAATATGAGAAGAGATTTAATAGCCAATGTGAGCCACGACTTAAAGACACCTCTTACTGTAATAAAATCCTATGGAGAGATGATAAGGGATATTTCTGGCGACAATAAGGATATGAGGCAAGAACACATAGGGACAATTATCGAAGAGGCAGACAAATTGACAGATTTGGTAAATGACCTCTTGGACTTGTCTAAATTGGAATCTGGCATGGCAAAACTCAGAATATCAGAAAATAATCTTGGAGATTTGGCAGAAAATGTGGTTGCAAGATTTAAGCTGCAACAAGAACAAGCTGGATATGAATTCAAAATTGAAAAGAGTGGAGATTTGAATATCTGCTGCGATCAAAATAAAATTAGTCAGGTAATTTATAATTTAATTTCAAATGCCATAAATTATTCCAAGGATGAAAAAAAGATTCTGGTCAAAATAAGTCAAAGAGAAAATGAAGTTGAATTTCACGTCATAGATAAGGGCATAGGTATAGATGAAGACCAATTAAAAAGCATATGGGACAGGTTTTACAGAGTCGGAGACAATCATCAAAGGTCTAGTGTGGGAACTGGTCTTGGCCTTTATATAGTAAAATCTATTTTGGATTTACATGGATTTGACTATGGTGTAAAATCACAAAAAGATAAGGGATCAGATTTTTATTTTGTGGCTAGGAAATAG
- the uvrA gene encoding excinuclease ABC subunit UvrA, translating to MEDKIIIKGARQHNLKNVNLVLPRNKFIVFTGLSGSGKSSLAFDTIYAEGQRRYVESLSSYARQFLGQMDKPDVDSIEGMSPSISIDQKTTSQNPRSTVGTVTEIYDYLRLMYAKIGRPFCDDCHEEITSYSIDQMIDEILKLPERSRIQILAPLVRKRKGAFKKIFEGIKKDGYVRVFVDGEVYDIDDVPELDKNKSHDISIVVDRLIIKDEIRSRLADSLELALDKADGLVNIDVIGDGILTFSSKLQCPSCGKVIEEVSPRTFSFNSPIGACPSCNGLGFSKEVDKDLVIPNPELSIKEGAIACYSTGDGTYYYEMIKNLAAHFKFPIDKPIKEAPAEFIDALFNGSDKRLSFGFDSYFSGWKSYDGVFEGIYKNLKRRYMETSSDSVHARINEFMSDVECPTCHGSRLKSSALSFKVGNLNIFELTELAIADSYEFIKNLKLTEKEAIIGKQLLKEIKSRLGFLNDVGLGYLSLSRMAGSLSGGEAQRIRLATQIGSQLVGVIYVLDEPSIGLHQRDNAKLLGALRNLTDIGNTLIVVEHDEDTMLMADQIVDIGPGAGDGGGNIIAQGTAKEIMKVEESITGAYLSGRKKIEVPNKRRSGNGLYIEVKGAKENNLKDVDVKIPLGMFVAVTGVSGSGKSSLVNEVIYKSLAQKLNGSKIKPGKVGDILGLENLDKVVNIDQSPIGRTPRSNPATYTGAFDIIRDIFSVTNESKMRGYKKGRFSFNVKGGRCEACKGDGIIKVEMHFLPDVYVPCEVCKGKRYNTETLEVKYKGKNISDVLDMRVEEAIKFFENHPRLLRKLETLKNVGLSYISLGQPSTQLSGGEAQRIKLALELSKVSTGKTIYILDEPTTGLHTADVDKLIGVLNNLVDKGNTVLVIEHNLDVIKSADYIIDLGPEGGSGGGQVIATGSPEEVAEVKESYTGQFLKKVLKR from the coding sequence TTGGAAGATAAAATTATAATAAAGGGAGCCAGACAGCACAATTTAAAAAATGTAAATCTAGTCCTTCCCAGAAATAAATTTATAGTCTTTACAGGACTTTCTGGTTCGGGCAAGTCATCGCTTGCATTTGATACAATCTATGCTGAAGGTCAAAGAAGATATGTGGAAAGCTTATCTTCGTATGCAAGACAATTTTTAGGTCAAATGGATAAGCCAGATGTGGATTCCATAGAAGGTATGAGTCCTTCTATTTCGATCGATCAAAAAACTACTAGCCAAAATCCCAGATCAACGGTCGGCACAGTCACAGAAATCTACGACTATTTAAGACTTATGTATGCAAAGATAGGAAGACCTTTTTGTGATGATTGCCATGAGGAAATCACATCTTATTCGATTGACCAAATGATAGATGAGATTTTGAAATTGCCTGAGAGAAGCAGAATTCAGATTCTAGCTCCTCTTGTTAGAAAGAGAAAAGGAGCCTTCAAAAAAATCTTTGAAGGCATAAAAAAAGATGGATATGTGAGAGTTTTTGTGGACGGAGAAGTTTACGACATAGATGATGTTCCAGAACTTGATAAAAATAAAAGCCATGACATATCAATAGTAGTGGATAGATTGATAATAAAAGATGAGATTCGCTCAAGGCTTGCTGACTCTTTGGAGTTGGCACTTGATAAGGCTGATGGCCTTGTGAATATAGATGTTATAGGAGATGGAATTTTGACTTTTTCGTCAAAACTTCAGTGTCCATCTTGCGGTAAAGTCATAGAAGAAGTCTCACCAAGAACATTTTCTTTTAATTCGCCAATAGGAGCTTGCCCCAGCTGCAATGGTTTGGGATTTTCGAAAGAAGTCGACAAGGACTTGGTAATACCAAACCCTGAGCTTTCCATAAAGGAAGGAGCCATTGCATGTTATTCGACAGGGGATGGCACCTACTATTATGAAATGATAAAAAATTTGGCAGCCCATTTTAAATTTCCGATAGACAAGCCTATAAAAGAGGCACCTGCAGAATTTATAGACGCCCTTTTTAATGGGTCGGACAAAAGGCTGTCATTCGGATTTGATTCTTATTTTTCGGGCTGGAAATCTTATGATGGAGTTTTTGAAGGAATTTATAAAAATTTAAAAAGAAGATACATGGAGACGAGTTCCGACTCTGTGCATGCTAGGATTAATGAGTTCATGTCAGATGTGGAATGCCCGACTTGTCATGGTTCTAGATTAAAATCATCAGCTCTATCTTTTAAGGTTGGCAATTTGAATATTTTTGAGTTGACGGAGCTTGCCATAGCTGATTCATACGAATTTATTAAGAATTTAAAATTGACTGAAAAAGAGGCCATAATAGGAAAGCAACTTTTAAAGGAAATAAAATCTAGACTTGGATTTTTAAATGATGTGGGTCTAGGGTATTTGAGTCTTTCAAGAATGGCAGGAAGTCTTTCTGGAGGAGAGGCTCAGAGAATAAGACTAGCCACCCAAATAGGTTCGCAATTGGTCGGGGTAATTTATGTTTTGGATGAGCCTTCAATAGGTCTTCATCAAAGAGACAATGCAAAGCTTTTAGGAGCTCTTAGAAATTTAACCGACATAGGCAACACTCTTATAGTTGTGGAGCATGACGAAGATACAATGTTGATGGCAGACCAAATAGTTGACATAGGTCCTGGAGCGGGCGATGGTGGAGGAAATATAATAGCTCAAGGCACTGCGAAAGAAATCATGAAGGTTGAGGAATCTATAACAGGTGCCTATTTGAGCGGCAGAAAAAAAATTGAAGTCCCTAATAAAAGGCGAAGTGGCAATGGACTTTATATTGAAGTAAAAGGTGCTAAAGAAAACAATTTAAAAGACGTAGATGTAAAAATTCCCCTGGGGATGTTTGTGGCTGTCACAGGTGTGTCAGGCTCTGGAAAATCTTCCTTGGTAAATGAGGTCATATATAAGTCTTTAGCTCAAAAATTAAACGGATCTAAAATAAAACCGGGAAAGGTTGGAGATATTTTAGGTCTAGAAAATTTGGACAAGGTTGTGAACATAGACCAAAGTCCAATAGGCAGAACTCCCAGATCAAATCCAGCTACCTATACAGGCGCTTTTGATATAATAAGAGATATCTTTTCAGTAACTAATGAATCCAAGATGAGAGGCTACAAGAAGGGAAGATTCTCCTTCAATGTTAAGGGAGGCAGGTGTGAAGCTTGCAAAGGAGATGGTATAATAAAGGTTGAAATGCATTTTCTGCCGGATGTTTATGTGCCATGTGAAGTTTGCAAGGGAAAGAGGTACAATACTGAGACTTTGGAAGTGAAGTACAAGGGGAAAAACATTTCAGATGTTTTGGATATGAGAGTTGAAGAAGCAATCAAGTTTTTTGAAAATCATCCAAGGCTTCTTAGAAAGTTGGAGACTTTAAAAAATGTAGGTCTTTCCTATATAAGTCTAGGTCAACCATCGACTCAACTTTCTGGAGGAGAGGCTCAAAGAATTAAATTGGCTTTGGAACTTTCAAAAGTATCAACAGGCAAGACTATTTATATTTTAGACGAGCCGACAACAGGTCTACACACTGCAGATGTTGACAAACTAATAGGAGTCTTGAATAATTTAGTAGACAAGGGAAACACCGTTTTGGTAATTGAACACAATTTGGATGTAATAAAGTCAGCGGATTATATAATCGATCTTGGACCTGAAGGGGGCAGCGGAGGTGGACAAGTAATTGCCACTGGAAGCCCCGAAGAAGTGGCTGAAGTAAAAGAGTCTTATACAGGTCAATTTTTAAAGAAAGTTTTAAAGAGGTAG
- a CDS encoding poly(R)-hydroxyalkanoic acid synthase, with translation MEKDFNIFNQYLESQKKLMDMWSQMAQSYGGNLSAPFSTNPAEQYQKFFSQFLSSNPFTGYYGSPMEVIGKMGQGSEVYYNIYKLWSDIYSKNIEPNQENLEKLIEDTKAQSLNMLNLYLMPYLPENIQHLVKSSISVNDTFVSTMKTVYGPWVESIVELSDAFMKGAFKDPQGFLEYFNKWRVNYDKTFGKFLQMPQMGIQRNEQAQILEATDRYVKFMVFFTQFIVRMSEIISSTTSEMITKSFNDLKEGKQPKSFDEFYKNFKKAIGGKFDEIFLTGEFSQLLSTFTNSLLDLKIASDKVLESQIKSVLPVPVKSDMDSLYKTVYELKKEVRALKKQLQAKNEASSEAKKASK, from the coding sequence ATGGAAAAAGATTTTAACATATTCAATCAGTATTTAGAATCTCAAAAGAAGTTAATGGATATGTGGAGCCAAATGGCACAAAGTTATGGTGGAAATTTGTCAGCACCATTCTCAACAAATCCGGCAGAACAATATCAAAAATTTTTTAGTCAATTTTTAAGTTCAAATCCATTCACAGGCTATTATGGCAGCCCTATGGAAGTAATCGGAAAAATGGGCCAAGGATCTGAAGTTTATTACAATATTTATAAGCTTTGGTCAGATATTTATAGCAAAAACATTGAACCAAATCAAGAAAATCTTGAAAAATTGATAGAAGATACAAAGGCTCAAAGCCTAAACATGCTAAATTTGTACTTGATGCCGTATTTGCCTGAAAATATACAACATCTGGTAAAATCTTCAATCAGCGTAAATGACACATTTGTTTCTACAATGAAGACTGTTTATGGCCCATGGGTTGAATCAATCGTGGAATTGTCAGACGCTTTCATGAAGGGCGCTTTTAAGGATCCTCAAGGATTCCTAGAATATTTCAATAAGTGGAGAGTTAACTACGACAAGACTTTTGGAAAATTTCTACAAATGCCTCAAATGGGAATCCAAAGAAATGAACAAGCACAAATTTTAGAAGCTACTGACAGATATGTAAAGTTCATGGTTTTCTTCACACAATTTATAGTTAGAATGAGCGAAATTATAAGCTCTACAACTTCAGAAATGATAACAAAGAGCTTTAATGATTTAAAAGAAGGCAAGCAACCGAAGTCTTTTGACGAGTTCTATAAGAACTTTAAAAAGGCAATTGGCGGAAAATTTGATGAAATATTCCTAACAGGTGAATTCTCACAACTTCTTTCAACCTTTACAAATTCTCTACTTGATTTAAAGATAGCTTCTGACAAGGTTTTGGAAAGTCAAATAAAATCAGTCCTACCTGTACCAGTAAAAAGCGACATGGACAGCCTTTACAAGACAGTTTATGAGCTTAAAAAAGAAGTAAGAGCTTTAAAGAAGCAATTGCAAGCTAAGAATGAAGCTAGTAGCGAAGCAAAAAAGGCTTCTAAATAA
- the lgt gene encoding prolipoprotein diacylglyceryl transferase, translating into MKKIDPVAFRIGGLEIAWYGVLIALGVLCALVFATRIAEKDKDLYKDCTIDFALFGVPLGIIGARIYYVVFEWGYYKNDLKKIFALREGGLAIYGGIITGIIVAYIFCKKKKISFWSFLDSLAPGVVLAQSIGRWGNYINGEAHGGPTSLPWAIEVEGIKVHPTFLYESLWNFAIFIFLYTYLSKNKKFRGQVFVAYIILYGLGRFFIEAMRTDSLYIGSFRVSQLVSLAGIALGIILFFYLRKQEKLDKK; encoded by the coding sequence ATGAAGAAAATTGATCCAGTTGCATTTAGAATAGGTGGTTTGGAGATTGCCTGGTATGGCGTTTTGATAGCCTTAGGTGTCCTATGTGCCCTTGTTTTTGCTACAAGAATTGCAGAAAAAGATAAGGATTTATATAAGGACTGTACTATAGATTTTGCTCTTTTTGGAGTACCTTTGGGAATCATAGGAGCTAGAATTTATTATGTAGTCTTTGAATGGGGCTACTATAAAAATGATCTTAAAAAGATTTTCGCCTTGAGAGAGGGAGGTCTTGCCATATATGGTGGAATAATCACAGGGATTATAGTTGCATATATATTTTGTAAAAAGAAAAAAATATCCTTTTGGTCTTTTTTGGACTCTTTGGCACCTGGAGTTGTCCTTGCACAAAGCATAGGAAGGTGGGGAAATTATATAAATGGAGAGGCTCATGGGGGTCCTACTTCTCTTCCTTGGGCGATTGAAGTGGAAGGGATAAAAGTTCATCCCACATTTCTATATGAGTCCTTGTGGAATTTTGCGATTTTTATTTTTCTCTACACTTATCTTAGCAAGAATAAAAAATTCAGAGGACAAGTTTTCGTAGCCTACATCATTCTATACGGTCTTGGCAGATTCTTTATAGAAGCGATGAGAACAGATTCTTTATACATTGGAAGTTTTAGAGTATCACAATTAGTTAGTCTAGCGGGAATCGCTCTTGGAATAATCCTATTTTTTTACTTGAGAAAGCAAGAAAAGCTTGATAAAAAATAA